The Apus apus isolate bApuApu2 chromosome 1, bApuApu2.pri.cur, whole genome shotgun sequence nucleotide sequence GTCTGAAAAACTGGAATTTCACTGCAAGCAGATACTACACAGAGCCAGTAGACTGAGGAACTGGAAAGCTGGCTTTGAAGGAAAGGATGAACTCAGTTGAAAACACAAAGATACTGACTGTAGATCAGGCAAGGACAGGTTGCCTACAGTTGCTGACTAAAATTAAGGAACGTGTGAAAATGGAACTCAAGCAGGTAGAATAATCGGGTAGCTCCTTACTAGATGTAATTTGCATTGTTTCTTTTACTTGTTATTCTAACCTGTGTTTTCCACTCTGCAGGACACTTACCCATTCATGTGAATGATGGTGTGTTGTGGTAATCTGtacatattttaatgtttgctATAACACTTAAACTTACGCAGCTACTGTTTTTCCTTACTTTAGCATTCACGAAAAATTAAAGGCTACTGTTCTTCTCTCTCTATTTGCTTAAAGCCTCTTTGCCTTCCGTGAATGGATCTGATCTTACTTGTAGCAACAGTGTTGTACTAGATCTCTGTCAGCTGGGTGAGATCTCTCTGGTGACGTGCTGGGTAACACATTTCTAAGAGGCTTGTGGGATACAAAATCTCTTATGCAGCAACTCCCGCAATACTTAGCTTCATTTTAGATATTTGAATCTGCATTTTTCACTGAAGTCTAGGCCAAGAACTACCTCAAAACTGGGGGTAAAATACCTCGTAGCAGTCTCCCTGCACCTGGATACAGCCTGAGGAGGCACCATTGAAAGGGGACGTGGATCTCATTGGCAGAGATGGATGCAGTGATCTTGTACATCTGCCTCATGTCCTCTGTCACAGCACAGTGCAAGCAAACTCTtgaccctgctgccctggcGTTGTTGATCCACTGATCATGGTTTAGAAGATCCTGTGAAGTATGTAACATGATAATGATGGATAAACCCTATTTCCTCTAATTGTTTTGCACATTTTGCATATATGGGTTTTTATGCTTAATTAGTTACTTAAATTTCTGTTGTAAGGTAACTGTTATCTAGAAGAGCAACTTCGTTTTCCCAGGGgccaaaaaagagaaaaactgtgtACTTGCAAGCCTGTAAAATGGACTACATTTAGCTTGGCAACATTTTAGAAACACTTTAATGCTTTGTCCCTTctattgtaaaaataaaaacgATGTGGTCTCAGCCTGGCAGATGTTTACTTGCATGCctgaaattgaaataaaaagttttgaaTGGGACTAGCAACGTATATACACATTTGCAGGTTTGGAtctgagaggtttttttcagagttttttaTTCCCCCTCCATCCCAGCACAGACTGCACACTGTTGGAAAATTAAGGTTTTATCTTCTAGAAGCTGTAGCAGGGTTTCTGCTGACACTGTATTGACCAAATGCATGCTATGGCAGCTTCACAGGTGGAGTATGAGTAACAGGAAGGTAGTACCTATTCTGTAAACAAGCTTACTGCTTGAAGAATCACATCTTCCCCCCCTTCCAAAAGAAATCAACTCCAAGATTTTCAATCAGTTTCTTTCATTGAcaaattttttgttctttgaatcAGTAGTGGAACTCTTCTAATTTCAAAACATGTTTCTAGCCTAATTTCCTAAAGAAATGAGGCCTAAGCAATACATTTTGTCTTTGTCTGCCTGTTGTCTTGcctccttcttcttccagaATCTTTTGTTGCTTGATGTCAGCCAAAATAGATGAGCACAGATCTCAAACGAAATGTGTTTCCATAAGCTTTGTGACAATTGGCTTCCGAATTGGAGGTTCATTGGGGTGCCAGAGCTAGTGTTGGGGTCAGCCGTGGACTGTTTGTGTTTGCTGGCACCTGGTGAGGGACTGGGATCCCCTTGGCTGCCTCTGGGCTGACTACAGCTCAGGCTGGTTCTTGGCtagagggcaggcaggacagaagCAGGCTGGGAGTGCAGGGTTGGGAGCTGAGGATATTGTGGGGGGAGGAACAAGAAAGGGGAAGTTAGGGGTACTGCGGTGGTAGCAGTGTGGGGATTtgggcaggaaagcagcaaaatctGAAGTGACTGTATGGGAAGTGGGGCAGAGCTGAGTGGATCTAGCTGAGAGAGAGGTTTGTGATTTACATACCTAGGAAGTCAGGTTCTCCTTTCTCCAGGGTTCACAGGACAGCTTGGTCACCACTGTCAATACTCTGACCAGGCATTTAGTTTGGAATGTGCCACGCCTGGTGATGTCTAAGAACCTAAAAGTATAAAGGATCAGCTTGTGAGTCACCAGCAGCCCTATTTCTGTTTCACCCaaatctggggttttttttggtatggCTCCTTGGTCTCTCCTTAGCTATTCTGTCCTAATATTTGAACCCCCTTGTGTAAAACGCTTTGCAGATAAGCAAAGAAGCCCTGATACCCAGTTCTTAACTTTCTTCTGTTCTGAACCTGGGAATTgttgctgcttgttttcaggTGTTTGCAAATATAAGTTCACTTGCCTAACAGTGATGAAGTAGTGTGATAGGTTTAATAGAACTATAGCACACTTAATAGCCTTATCCAAGGAAAGAGTAGAAAAACGGCTTATGCTGATTATTTGTGAAATTTAGGAAAAACTTGTGCAGAGCTAGCATTAGCTCTGATAGTGCCGACAGTGCCAGAAGACGACTTGTAACTAATGGAGTTCCCTAGGGTTCAGTGCTGAGTTCAgtcctcttcaacatcttcatcaatgacctggatgaggagacaagagtgtatcctcagcaagtttgctgatgatttgaagctgggaggattggctgattcacctgaaagctgtgctgccattcagtgagacctggacagactggagagctgggcaaagaggaacctaatgaggttcaacaagaataagtgtagagccctgcacctgggaaggaacaacaccaggcaccagtacaggttaggagccaacctgctagagagcagctctgtggagaaggaccttggagtcctggtggaaaacaggttatccatgggacagcaatgtgaCCTTGTGGCAAAGAAGGCCatgggatgcattaagaagagcgtgtccagcaggttgagagaggttctcctcctgctctactctgccctagtgagacaacatctggagtactgtgtccagttctgggctccccagttcaggagggacagggatttacttgagagagtccaacagagggctacgaggatgattaagggtctggaacacctgccttacaagggaaggctgagagacctgtgGGTGTTTGGTCAAGAGAAGACTGAATGGGGATCTTactaatgtctataaatatctgaagggtgggtgtcaagaaggaggggccagtcttttttcagttgtgccctgtgataggatgagggcCAGTGGATGCaagctagaacacaggaagttccaacTCAAcctgaggaagaacttttttactgtaagggtgacagagcactggaacaggctgcccagagagtctgtggagtctccttctctggagactttcaagacacgtctggatgtgtttctgtgtgacctgcccgagattctgtggtggtcgtgctctggcaggggggttggactttatgatctccagaggtcccttccaacctctaacattctatgattctgggaTTCTTTCTGCAGGGTCTCAACACTGTGTTCTTTGACGATGCTAAAAATGTAGGCTATGAGACCCAGCTGGCAACAGTTGGCTGACATTGCCTGCCCTTCATGGGAGGGATTATTTCACTAGTATTCTCCTTATTCTCTGTCTCCCAGCTGCACTGTTCCTTTCTCCATTCTTTTATGACTTTTtgatttttgttctttccctagtttttttgtgttgagtgtgaaatattttcacattaaaatttCTCAATCTGATCTTGATCAGCTGTCTCTTTTAGTTGTCAATTAGCTTTGCAGGTGTTTGATTGCATTAACATACACTTGAAATACCTTCTCTGTTGGCTGTAAGCTATAGAATCGTGTTACTCAACCCATTATTGTGATGTGCTTGCTAACAGCATCAGTGAATTTGGCCAAACTTCTGTTTCTGGGCTGCTACTTGCATGAATTTGcttaattttcctgttctgGGATGAGGGTTGTGCCTTTCAGCACCAGACAGCCTCACGTTCATCATCTGCAGGACTAAGCTtgatttgctttgatttttattttttctttccagtgcgGAGCAGATTGAGGGATATAGTGGGAGCATCTACAAACTGGAGGTACAGTGtacattaaatgtattttccttttttgtgaaAGCCAAGGAGAGTTCAGGGCTGTCATGGTGGAAGTTAACAATGTTAGCTTGctgactggggaaaaaaaaagagatccaAGCTAAAAAGTCATGCATACAGGGTTTCTGAATTGTTACTTTGGATGAGAGATTTCTGAGATTTCTCTTGCAGAGGATCTTTAGCACCAAAGGAACAAAATACGTGATCTTGATGCTTACAAGATTCCCCCATTAGTTTTGAATCTGGTGGAAGTTTAAGAGCTGTAGAATCTGACAAGAAACACTGTGTTGCTGTTACCTCGTGATGTACTTGTTGATGGATTACCCACGTAGTGAACTTGTCTTGCACTGGATtcagaggcagctgagctggtTCAGCATGAAGCAGGCTGAATTATGAATGGCCTGGCAGCCCCCATGTCACTTTGGAAGGTTGTCAGCTTGAAGTCTGTGTCTCCTTGGTCAGGAGGATTTCAGgcatttctttcctctgctgtaACTGAACTTTAGATTAGTTTACATACGGTTTGCATACTTGATGTTTTGGCTTCATGCAGGTTaccttcctctctcttcttaTATTGGATAAGCCATAGTTCACTGCTATCCTCTATTGTTAACAATTATGAATAAGTTAGTGTAGCAGTCTGGGAAAACTACTTACTGCTGTTTGGTTGGTCCTGTATTTATTGTATTGACTGCTGATATTTTCATGGCTGTGTTTCACACTTTGTGTGCTGATAGAGAAATGGAGAGGCCTGCCTAGATGGAGTGCCTGATGTGTCCAGGCTTTCTGACTAGGTTTGACTAAACAGGATTATAGGTATGCTGAAGAAAATGCCTGAATCTGGGAAGCTGATTTTTGCTTAGTAATACCAGTATTTAGGCATGAGGGGGCTTCAAGTTTTTGGTAGGTCAGTTGGAAAGGGCTCTATAagttggtttttaaaaaagcctttcctgcagcccaggatagCTGGGGAGGAACCACACCATATGGGAATACTATCCAATGATCAAGATTTGAGAGGACTTCTCTTCAAATCTCATCTTCCctccatttctttttccctacTGCTCCCACCCTGGAAGGAGAGCAGACTGAAGCCAGGATCACCACAGCAGTGTTTTTCTTAGATAGGTATGTGTCTTATGCTGtgtaaaatacagcagaaatggTTTGTGGAGTACCACAACTCCCGTGAATTTTCTACTGAAACTGTAAATAAAACTACTAATCTGTTCATTGGTAATCACAGTTGAGATAGAGTTATGgccatttcagaaataaattatgtcaTTTCTTAGAGTGTTTAGGCCAGGTATTAGTAAATTCTTAGATGAAGTATTGTTGTAAGACTGGTACTGTAGTGGATAACAGTAtttatctgttaaaaaattGAACCAAGTATTTCTGTATATTGAAGAGTGCATTCTGAAGCTGAAGTCAAGAAgagttctgctgctgccctcagagGAACCAGGATAGGACTGGTGAAAACAGAATATAGTTGAATTTTCATTGTTtggtttctgtgtgtttgtagaTAAATTTCTCATTTACTCTCTGACTAATTTATCTTAAACCTTCCACTGGAAGACCTTGGGAAACAAATCTTTTAGAAATCATGAAGGTACATTATCTTGGACATTGCATCTTTCCTTAGTCACCTGGTATATTCGTTTTTTATGCAGTGGCATAACTTCAAACATTAACCTCCTGGAGGAGGGTGttatctttccttttgctctgaACTCTGCAGTAGTCATGTTGATCAAATGAGGTAAACcgtattttgtatttcaaatagaCAAACAACTAACTGAAATTTTCTCCTAGACTTTTACTCACTTTGATTATGGATTATTcatattttccccaaaattgTTTAACTGAGAAGAGGgaatataaatatattgaagtgtgtctgctttgtatttctcttctcccaaattTAAAACTCAAGCCAAAAAAGTCTTCATATAAAATGGTTAATACCCAGAATTCATCTGAAGCccaaacttaaaataaattttggtGAAAAGgttatttctgttgtttaatctttatttttttaaatccgTGTTGTTAAACACAATAGCACTCAGATCTCAGCAATGCAACATGCACCACTGTATGAATAGCGCATATCCCtaagtttaaaattaagtttGGCTACTTAGTGTTTTATGCCTTCTCTTGCTCTATGAAATTGATTCATAGTTTTGCATACTTCTTGGCTTTTTACTGGAACTGCTGCATGTTTAACCCTTTGATTTATAATGCTTTCTTATTGATTCTAAGGATGTTAAGAAATACTAGCTTGGTTCAGTTAGGTGGAAGTTTTAAGGGGAGGGAACTTAGGAAGAACAAGTAAGAGAGAATGTTGAGCAAGGTTATTCTATCTTGGAGATATTTGTGCAAAGAACCAACGTGGTAAAAAAAGAGACAGCAAGTTGGTCCTTACTCCCTTGTAAGAGTTGCAACCCTTCTGGCTTGGTGGTGCTGGAAAAGGCACTCTGAAGGGGTGGTGCTCCTTTTTCTAAGTTGTTTCTTTCCATAACTTTCTTATTTAGTTGTAGGACAACTTggtgggaagagagaaggaaattgttagatttttcctttcttttacgTGTGGTGATGTAGTTTGTGCTGTATGAAGTGATGCTGTAGTGGGAGAAGTCACCTGTGGGTGACAGCAACTCTTAGCAGGTGAATTCTCCCTGTGGTCATTACTAACCAGCACTGTACATCTGCTTTACTTCCTGGGAGAGATTCTAAGTTGTCAGTCCTTTAAAATTCGCACTGTAGGAGTAGTTGTGATAGAGTAGCTTTGcacaaatatacacaaaacCTCGTACGTTCAATTATGTTGGTTTTGTTAATTTCAAGGGGAACAATTTTAGCAGCATTCAGAATTAGAGAAATTTTGTAaatttctttagtgtgaagtATGTGCTTGCCACACCTacacaaagcttttaaaaactttgatGCAGTAGCCTTGCTTAGCATATCTGACAATTTGtgtttcactttcttttcaagGTGCACTTACTGTGTCTTGCTCTTTTTACCactttattgttttcattttaacaatCTTTAGTGTGACATCTCTTAGCTAGGGTTGTAGTTCTGTTGTCACACTCCGGATggattggttttggtttgtttttttttcttatcaggGATCACGTGCAAGcaatgcaagaaagaaaagctcttcATACTTTACTGGCAAAACAGCAGGAAGATCTTCCACCTAGGAGAATGAAAGATAGCTACATAGAAGTTATTCTGCCTCTAGGAAGTCAACCggaaataagagaaaaatatctgaatgTACACAACAGTGTAAGGTAATAAAGCAGCTCAGGAAAGTGTTAACTTTCATTTACTATGGATGTAGGTGGTTAATTTTCAAAACCCTCTGTATCTTACAGGTTTGGAAGGATACTTGAAGATCTTGACAGTTTAGGAGGTATGTATCTATGCTCTCATAAAGAATGCAGAAGTAATACAGGCAAAGTGAGTCTACTGTTTGGCATGATATAGTATAACCTCAGAGAGTATCACATCAATATGCTATcttgaaaaggaaggaaaaaaagaaaatgtacttGTGCTGAAAGAGAAAGGATGATACAGAACAGACAGAAGCAAAATCGCTCAGCTTCACCTTCTTGCCTCTGTCAATTTTGTAAAGGCCCACCTATAAGAATAATTTACTGACAAATGATCCTAGGTTGTGAATCTGCATTGCGTGTTATATCAGAGAAAATTTGCAGAGAGCactgtttcaaattaaaacatacaatttttctctttaaaaactCCACAAAATAACTCACAAAACCTATCAGATAGTGAGGGGCAAATGTTTTAGTCTTCCCATTGGGGAGAAGAGGATATAAGCTGGAAAGAGCAGAATGTATTTGTtgggaacaaaagaaaaaaaattggtgtAGATTCTTGGGTTCTGTCTCTGAATTGATGTTAAGGGTAGAAACAACTCGGTTGTTTCATGAGTTAGGTTTCTAttggttttctccttttcatttatTCATGGTCTTTAAAATGTTGAGATCTTTGACTCTTGTTTTGCAGCTAAAATAAGTGCTAGATTGTTAATATAACTTGGAGATGCTTTTATCTTAAAATGTCACCCAGTGACTTTCTTCTTCATCAAagcagtatttgaaaataactCCCCAGATAGCATGTATCCTTGGACAACCACCATGAAATCACAATAGAGGAAGGAACGACCTGAGATGGTGGGGTGGGTGCAAGGGTAAAGGGAAAAGATTAAGTGGGATTGGAAGTGGATGAGTGATGGGTTAATCTAAAGTGCTCACCACAATTTCTTTTTGTAGTAAGTAAATATGCATATAGCTGAGACAGCTGCTGAATCACTGTTTTCTATCTAGCAATCCTGTGATTTAGATACATGACAATGTGGAAGTTGAGTGCACTCCTACAATATGGTACTTCAGTTTTGGACATACTTCGCGTGCTTCCTAAAAATGGCTTTGATCTGCTCCACTCAAATTTTTGTTGAAGAATAGGAAAACTGAGAACTGACTCCTGTTTTGGTTCTTTCCACAGTTCTTATTTGCTACACTCACACCAAGCAGGAAATGCAGCCAAGGTCTCCTTTATCAATAGTTACAGCTCTGGTGGATAAAATCAGTAAGTGGCAATTTGATCAATATAAAttgttttatctgtttgttttaCTCTTTCAGCAGCTACTCCCTTCCCATGGTTGTTACTGAGGAtgccttcttccctctcctgtttAGTTCACTTCATCTTCTTTTGGCTTTGACGTCTGAATACTGTGGCTTTTGTtgaagggagagggggagaggacTGCGTAGatgcttttcagcatttcataTTTCCCTTCCTTACAAAATATGGCTTCTGTGCTTCCTGCACTTCTGTGCTTGGGTTTATTTTGGCACTTGAGTTTCTTAGCTTTGTTATTGAACAGTGTTTGTTCTGGTGGAGCTGGACCTTGCTTGTGTCACATGTTCTGCTGAGCACTTCTTGTGGGTCTGCCATCTTGTATGCCTGCTTCCTCCACCTGTCCTGGCTTTGGAAGTCTGATAAAGCAGAATCTGCAGGCTGGCAGTGTGTTCCCTTGCAATAGGTGTCTTTTCTGGGTTCTCGTTTTGTATGTTCCACTTAGAGAACTAAAAAGTCTTAGAGAATCCAGTCTTTCTAATATTAGATATCTCTAATAAACTCTAATGCTTGTCTTGTAGATTTGTGCAAGAAGATTATATATCCGGACTGTGACATCAAATTCACAGGCAATGTttcttgggttggaaggacctcaaTGGAAGTGAAGATGCACATGCTGCAGGTCAGCTCCTGTGACTTCTGTCCATCCTGTAACAGTCATGAAGTGCTGCAGGGTGAATTCTGGATGAGGATATTAGCAATCTACATTATATTTTCTAGAATAACTGGTTGTGAAGGGAGCCCTTGTGTTTCAAGACCAAGATGACTTCCAGTAGTCTAGGTGTAGCAGGATACTTGGTTGCTAACCTTTCTGtcaagaaatgcatttttcttaatcagcattttgtaattaaactggaacacagtactgcagaaaaaaaaaaataggtggcTGTGCTCTGCATTTTCTTGTATGAGATTCTCTCTGCTTTCgaaaaactttattttccttatatCTATGCATTTTACAGATTCataaattttaatattgttattcagattaattattaaatattgtCACTTATGTTCATCTTATCTGCTGTGTACCAGGATTATAGGAATAAGTTATGAGAtgataaataatagaaaataaattaaatgaagGGTGCAACCAGGCTACACTGTGCAGGAAGCGGAAGGAATATcggtaatttatttttaaaataattgtttctgttGGATATTTACTGTCAGTTGATTAGTTAACTGAAGCATTAATTcagtaatttaattatttagagTAGCAAAGGTATGCTTTAAACACCTAACTGGTATTAGTGGCTATAATTCAGGTAGagaggtacttttttttttttttttcactttgtctCCTTGAGTAAAGTCTCTGATGTGGATGATAACATAACCTTTGTTGTCTGAACTCCTCCTGGTGCTGGCATTAGCAGCAATTTGATTTTGACAACAAATTGTTGTTTTGGCATTTCTCAGAATAAAGGGCGAGTCCTTTTATAATGCCTGTGTTGATTTCTTCCCACCCTCCAGCTGAAACTAGTAGTTAATAAGCATTCCTTGCTTACTGTTTATGTTGCAGAATTCCTGAAACTAGAGTTTTAAtttgtgctgtttctttctttgacCAATTGTGAGAGAACTTGGAAGGGAGGACAGAAagtgaaagtaaaaaaacattaacagtGTGATCACATAGTTAATGTCAAGTGAATAGCTTGCCAAGCACACTTACCatttttgagttttaaaataattgtttcctgTCTCTTTTAGCTGCATGATGGTGATTACAGCCCTGTGCTAGATGCAACCTTTGTCATGGTGGCCCGGGATCCAGAAAATAAACGGTAATTTGTAGGACAGGAAAACAAGTCTTCAGGCTCCTGCCATAGTAAAAACAGCAAATGTGGCAGCTTGCTATGTATGTGTAGAAACCCTATAGTGTGGGTGATAAATCAATCACATAGTCAGTGCTTTCTGCTGGCAAGTGTTACTTTTCTGGGGCAAGCTTCAGAGCACTGATGTCAGCTGTCAGATGATCCTGGGAATTGCTGTTAGTCTTGGGATCTGACCCTTTGCTTTAACCAGTTTTCCCAGTTTTTGAATGGCTGTCCTGATGAATGTGGAAGTGGATGAATTGGCTAAAAACCTGCCTGCATTCTACAGAACTTGTTAGAACTGCTTTCttgccctaaaaaaaaaaataaatgaaaaggttGAGTCTCAGTGGTTAAATAGGCTCTGAGTGAATAATGCCATTAATTCCCTAATAGACATGTGATAGCTGCCATCAGAACAGCTCAGCTTAAAACTTAGTTAAGTAAGTAACATGGAATTGATAAGTGTGTTCACAGAACAgaagagaggtgattgtccccctgtactcagcactggtgaggccacacctggagtactgcatccaattttgggcacctcaattcaagagagatatcgaggtgctgcagcaagtgcagaggagggcaacaaagctggtgaagagcctagagaataaatcttgggaagaacgcttgaaggagctgggaatgtttagtctgaggaagaggaggctgagatgagacctcatcagtctctacaactacctgacaggccattgtagagaggttggtgctggtctcttttcacaggtaattagcgacagaacaagagggaatggcttcaagctgcaacaggggaggtttagactggacattaggaaatttttttttcccagaaagtgTGGTTAGAccctggaataggctgcccagggagctggttgagtcaccatccctggatgtgtttaagggtagtttggatgtggtgttggtggatctggtttaggggagaactttgtagagtagggatgatggttggactcagtgatcccaaaggtgttttccaacctgaatagttctatgattctatgataactaaaacatttcactttattattttcctgattGCAGTGTCTCTCTTATTCCTTCGTCATTAAACGAacaggctgctctgcttcagTTTTGGTTTATATTACTCcagcactagaaaaaaaaattgtattttttatatctGTTCTTCTTGTATAGCTtgcaaaagtaattaaaaaaaaatctgtttctagCTAGTTTAAACAGTTGCCTTTATTTAATGAAGAGGGATATGTTTAATGAAGGGGGTTTGCTTGACATAATTATTTAGTCCTGATTAATATTATAAGTAGTTATTAGGCTGGTTTCCTTCAGATTTATGCGGTATTTTTAGAACCCATTAACACAGtatacttttaaatatatatgcagTTATATTTATGGTTCCCCTTTTTAAGGACTTCTTTTGCCAAAGTATTACATAAAGTCTGATGTTATGATTATGCAGATTGACTAAGGCCAAGCCTATAGAACTTGGGCAGATAGATGAAAACTTCAGCGGTTGTTCTTCAAGCCTGCTGGCCACAAGCCAGCTGTGTTTTGGAAGCATTGTGACCATATAAGCAGAGTATTTATGTCAGGTAGAAATCTTTCAGGGGGATGCAGGGTATGTTGGGTTGGCTATAGTGCCACAGAAAAATAGTTGTGTGGCTTTTGGAGCATAGTGAACTTGCAACTCAGCAGCTTGGGGCTTGAGCAGGAGAGCTGATGTAGGTGTGTCTTGggctgaggagagggagagtGAGCTCTGCGATGGAGAAGGAGCTGTTCTGTCTCCAAAATCCAGGGCTTTAGCAAATTGGGAAAGAGCAGTTTGTTCCAAGTGAGGAGGTCCTCTCTACGTGCCTCTTGTCACCAGCCCAGCTAGAGACTTCGGGCAAAGGGGAACTgttcagcaaaaataataattggaaaaataatGCTTGGAAATTATGGGGGAGAATGGCTCTTGACAACAAGCATTTGCTTTGCCTTGTGAGAAGAAAGAATTAAGTGTTGTATAATCACGTTAGAGTAAACTTATTTGTGCAGTAAAATAAACATACAAATTTGTGCTTCAGGCAGACTCATATCATCTTTGATAAGTAGTACATGTGGTAAACAGCTTTTGGCAGTTGATAAGGCTGTCATGGGAATGTGTAGATTATAAGAACAACTTGTAGCTACAGCACTGTGCTCTTTCTATTCCAGGAGGAATGCTGCTGTCTAAATTTCATGTATCTCTTTTAGACAATcctaaaaattattctgtttggATATACTTTACTATAAGTATACGTATAGTTTTGGCCCTTTTAAGAAGCAGGAACGTATCTCTTACTCTTCCTCAATTATGCTAGATAGTGGTTGGATCACTGTCTTTTCAGAGTTAAAGTCAATATGATACTCTCTTGGCAGCTGCCACATAATCTGAAGTGTATGTCTCTTCATCTGCTAATGTGTATGTAAGCAAATGTGGAAGACTGTAACAGTAATTTGTCCTGTGAATACATTGTAATGTTTGTAAACTAAAAACAGTAATTCTGTCCATAGGCCAGCATTTGTTAATCCACTTGTTCCTGAGACCCCTGAGGAAGAAGAGGTCTTCAAGCAAGGGGAATGTAGGTCATACTTCCTGGTAGTAAGCACATATGCCGCAGGTTCAACTTAGTGGCTCTAAGGAAGTAGACTTCAGAAGTTCTGCTGCTTAGAAATGCTCCTAATTGGCTTAACatca carries:
- the ACOT9 gene encoding acyl-coenzyme A thioesterase 9, mitochondrial isoform X3, encoding MRSRLRDIVGASTNWRDHVQAMQERKALHTLLAKQQEDLPPRRMKDSYIEVILPLGSQPEIREKYLNVHNSVRFGRILEDLDSLGVLICYTHTKQEMQPRSPLSIVTALVDKINLCKKIIYPDCDIKFTGNVSWVGRTSMEVKMHMLQLHDGDYSPVLDATFVMVARDPENKRPAFVNPLVPETPEEEEVFKQGELNKLKRIDFSTASLLKMAPTAEERNIIHDIFLNTLDTRTVSFRSRKLPPNSVWMEDAKLKGLQICHPQERNIFNRIFGGFLMRKAFELAWATACSYGGSRPFIVSVDDIMFQRPVEVGSLLLLSGQVCYTEKNYIQVRVHSEVHDADTRENQTTNIFHFTFISENEVPRVVPKTYGESMLYLDGKRHFAAIMKEI